The following are encoded in a window of Pieris napi chromosome 23, ilPieNapi1.2, whole genome shotgun sequence genomic DNA:
- the LOC125061189 gene encoding teneurin-a isoform X1, with translation MTMKSLKYSERDDMMDGFSPVPPPLPRRQPVRNIYAEPFVDPRYMSPAVTNEWFALQSLNTESIAGTGMSSGMGGTLGGHCQLANQPLVMPVFPPRTSQPSPVPVYSPSRFHIDKRCQHRCTWKCLAIAMICLCVILAAMLAYFIALSSIKSNIDNSNCILVQDVKAVTHSHGIRDALSTSSPSDESISTSSLGWSTTAEAAIESAVIPQQAQQAAPPPWSPALEVREFDQLHSATIPAYQFWSSEFRNKQPAFVSLNFTVPWGANFAVYGRRNVAPSVTQYDFVEFIRGGRVDHRLRRKRSTLSRDITDHNFNDFESLFISPKSHQRWNHTISRRSTDMRVNVSILQYLDTGRWFISIYNDELQPHTVEMIVTEAEGVTNSCPDDCSGHGSCYLGKCDCSDGFEGHDCSKSVCPVLCSGHGAYAGGICHCSEGWKGAECDVPAHDCEPADCSGRGRCIAGQCHCKPGWKGVKCDEEDCLDPTCGGHGSCVRGRCVCRAGWRGAACTDRDARVQRCLPACSQRGIYDLDAGRCVCDPLYTGDDCSQVVCSLDCGPHGVCAEGVCRCDDGWTGSMCDQRPCDTRCHEHGQCKNGTCVCTQGWNGRHCTIPGCPNGCSRHGQCLLEDGVYRCSCADGWAGTDCSIALELSCSDNEDNDEDGMTDCSDSECCSRPECTEHIMCLASNDPVEVLLRKQPPSVTASFYQRVKFLIEENSVQSYAHMDEYSESEFWNSFTPCRVSVMRGQVVSPQGLGIIGIRVSVDREARFGFTLTRQGGWFDVLVNGGGAVTLQFQRSPFKPLRKTVFVPWNQIVVLPPVQMELSDESVKVPTPRAPPLLGWSPMPQWWESNTPPCGVHDHERLRPEVVAMPALAAPAAPSPTTTTVIYPEAQIVSESIAIPGSSVKLTYRSSQAAGYLSCVHIQLTRKIIPAALTRVHVRVEIEGSLHTHTYEADPDLTHVFAWNKRNVYKQKVYGEAQAKISIGYEYTSCSSIVWETQTATLAGFDVDISDIGGWGLDIHHHYNFHEGILQKGDGALLHLKNYPRTVQVVMGTGLQRSLDCPDHCNGKAADSRLLTPTALTSGPDGSLYVGDFNLVRRITPEGVVTTVLQLQTTQMAYQYYICISPADGYLYISDSERHQVRRVIVLDKVRDPTTNSEPVVGSGDRCVPGDDSNCGDEGPAIKAKLAHPKGLAIAADRTMYIADGTNIRAVDPSGIIHTLVGHHGHHNHWSPVPCHGAIAPYEAQLQWPTGVSLSPLDGSLYFIDDRVILKLTVDMKIKVVAGQPSHCRLGSDGKPIAKSNKTTDFREDSNLGTILAIAFAPSGILYVAESDSKKTNTIKTIDPSGKILHFAGKLQENLKELSCECNSSTVIPVNPRDEAGCPCRLSVVVGDEPPTNTETLLSSNAKFQTISALAVTPDGVLNVVDQGSLHILALKHYLPSHDENGEFRIPYPPTSEVYVFNRYGQHITTKDLTSGKTRYSFLYSKNTSFGKLSTVTDASGNKIQLLRDYSNIVSSIENTQDHKLELKISGIGYLTRITEKGSSELEFDYDANCGLLNSRSGASDTVIYVYDELGRVTKIIMPSGEQVHIASGLAKNYGLAVTVSNPASTIPVGVAKKCEYVLHGQSFKQITINNGKQITEGKIYTNNTLVLDTPWSGKFESIAAAKHPLLEAALPIEAEMLRMWSHQTTTFGDALINNMYSLYTLVGDVRNPQQTLNREIWVNDSRVLIIEFDQFKSRETFFNADRNPLFTISYDVAGLPLSFTPHGAGVPLNISYDRFYRINGWKWGVTEESYSYDPHGMLSEITSPQDGTKFIYYNEGNLVSKISLASQRKFTYKYDKDGGLTHVILPSGTNHSFSVQPSIGFIRVTYTPPGSSKKYLQHYSHSGELLQTVFPGDGARIIYRYFTTNKISEVVHGDGQTQIHYAENNGLPSEILHVDREVDYRWESTYVGGLLVEERLDYGAKTGLSNAKIIYEYDSNYRTVAVQGRIGGQTLIPYHIVYNTKTGAPELLGQFTVSKQKWNETSVYDGIAMFSRTLTDQFLEREITVNIHRMEVFRMEFFYDKHGRISQTRTHTRNVGVNTYTNVKNYTWDCDGQLTGVEAQEPWGFRYDDNGNMLSMTYRENTIPMGYNDMDRIIKFGEGQYRYDSRGLVWQNAREEKFQYNAKGLLIRATKRGRFDVRYYYDHLDRLSTRKDNFGNVTQFFYTNKAKPHEVSHIYSPRENRFITLVYDDRGHIIYMQVARHKYYIATDQCGTPVMVFNQYGEGIREMMRSPYGHIVYDSNPYLYLPVDYCGGLLDQVTSLVHMSNGKVYDPLIGQWMSPLWESLMERIHDPTHLHLYRFNGNDPINVRPQNKKPTDHLSWLELLGYDTKSLAPQLYPDELPGGSVLPRIPRGRPLWGMAPDSSGPSLPYATSLLPSVIIESGFLSHMSNKRIADFRSLSIPAMSALKADALDLTPKRIGSDSEPPFGRGILVSRNSRGRAVVTTVPSANAIYRDVYTSVFNRSHLLPFSFVVHGDQQDVFYFVKEETWRAADDKQQLKRMQGKLNVTFHEVTEGGRSYADVKIHGQTSIVNLRYGTSTEREKQRLLHHAKASAIRKAWHREREILRAGMGGSLDWSAAELEEIQKAGSAGGYEGEYVHDVARYPELAEDPYNVRFVKRRSDRSERRRRKRSECPSPWWLAWEELC, from the exons CATTATCgtcaattaaaagtaatatagaCAATTCTAATTGCATACTGGTTCAAGATGTAAAGGCTGTAACACATTCTCATGGGATAAGAGATGCATTATCAACATCTTCACCTTCAGATG aatCGATATCAACGTCATCTTTAGGATGGTCAACAACAGCTGAAGCAGCTATAGAATCAGCAGTGATACCACAGCAAGCCCAACAAGCAGCACCGCCACCTTGGTCACCCGCCTTAGAAGTTAGAGAATTTGACCAACTACATAGTGCAACCATACCGGCTTATCAATTCTGGAGCTCGGAGTTTAGAAATAAACAGCCAGCGTTTGTCAGTCTAAACTTCACAGTGCCATGGGGAGCAAACTTCGCAGTTTACGGCAGAAGAAACGTCGCACCAAGTGTCACCCAATACGACTTTGTGGAGTTTATTCGTGGTGGTAGAGTTGATCACAGACTTAGACGGAAAAGAAGCACCCTCTCGCGAGACATTACTGACCATAATTTTAACGACTTCGAATCTTTATTCATCTCGCCTAAATCTCACCAAAGATGGAACCATACAATCTCAAGGCGGTCTACTGACATGAGAGTGAACGTCAGCATTCTACAGTATCTGGACACAGGGAGATGGTTCATATCTATTTACAATGATGAACTTCAACCGCACACAGTTGAAATGATAGTGACTGAAGCAGAAGGTGTAACTAACTCCTGTCCAGACGACTGTTCAGGTCATGGCTCCTGTTATCTGGGAAAATGCGATTGTTCGGACGGTTTTGAGGGCCACGATTGTTCGAAAA gcGTGTGCCCCGTACTTTGTTCCGGTCATGGTGCTTACGCCGGTGGAATTTGTCATTGCTCAGAAGGTTGGAAAGGAGCTGAATGCGACGTGCCGGCCCACGATTGTGAGCCCGCTGATTGTTCGGGAAGGGGACGGTGTATTGCGGGACAATGTCATTGTAAGCCTGGATGGAAAGGAGTTAAATGTGATGAAG AGGATTGTCTGGACCCTACGTGCGGCGGTCACGGTTCTTGCGTCCGAGGAAGGTGTGTTTGTCGCGCGGGATGGAGAGGCGCAGCCTGCACAGATCGTGACGCCAGGGTCCAAAGATGCCTTCCAGCTTGCTCTCAAAGAGGCATCTATGATCTTGATGCTGGGAGATGCGTTTGTGATCCACTGTATACCGGCGATGACTGCTCTCAAG TGGTGTGTTCACTGGATTGTGGGCCGCACGGAGTTTGCGCGGAAGGTGTATGTCGCTGTGACGATGGTTGGACAGGATCGATGTGTGACCAGAGACCTTGCGATACACGGTGTCATGAACATGGGCAATGTAAGAATGGCACCTGTGTTTGTACACAGGGATGGAATGGACGACATTGTACCATAC CTGGTTGTCCCAATGGCTGCTCGCGTCACGGGCAGTGCCTCCTCGAAGACGGTGTCTATCGGTGTTCCTGCGCTGATGGCTGGGCTGGAACTGATTGCTCCATTGCTCTTGAACTTTCTTGCAGTGATAACGAGGACAATGACGAAG ATGGCATGACGGACTGCTCGGATTCCGAATGCTGCAGTCGCCCAGAATGCACAGAACACATCATGTGTTTGGCCTCCAATGACCCCGTCGAGGTTctgcttcgtaaacaaccacCATCAGTTACCGCTTCCTTCTACCAACGGGTCAAGTTCCTCATAGAAGAGAACTCTGTCCAGAGCTACGCGCATATGGACGAATACTCTGAAAG CGAGTTCTGGAATTCCTTTACACCATG CCGTGTGTCGGTGATGCGGGGCCAAGTTGTGTCTCCCCAGGGGCTGGGGATAATCGGCATCAGAGTCTCCGTGGATAGAGAGGCTCGCTTCGGGTTCACGCTTACAAGACAAGGAGGATG GTTCGACGTACTGGTGAACGGAGGTGGAGCCGTGACGCTGCAGTTCCAGAGGTCTCCATTCAAACCATTACGGAAGACAGTCTTCGTGCCATGGAATCAGATCGTCGTACTTCCACCGGTTCAAATGGAGTTGAGCGATGAGAGCGTTAAAGTACCAACACCAAG agCCCCCCCACTTTTGGGCTGGTCCCCAATGCCACAATGGTGGGAATCCAACACGCCTCCGTGTGGAGTCCATGACCACGAGCGCCTAAGACCAGAGGTGGTGGCCATGCCGGCGTTGGCTGCACCAGCTGCTCCATCGCCTACTACTACCACTGTTATATATCCCGAAGCTCAG ATTGTCAGTGAATCCATAGCCATACCCGGTTCCTCAGTTAAATTAACGTATCGTTCGTCGCAAGCTGCCGGTTACCTTTCCTGCGTGCATATACAACTCACCAGGAAAATAATACCCGCCGCCCTGACCAGGGTTCATGTGAGGGTGGAAATAGAGGGATCacttcacacacacacatacgaGGCGGACCCAGATCTGACACATGTGTTTGCGTGGAACAAGAGGAATGTGTATAAGCAGAAG GTCTACGGTGAGGCCCAAGCGAAGATATCAATAGGATACGAATACACATCATGTTCGTCAATCGTCTGGGAGACGCAGACGGCGACGTTGGCTGGCTTCGACGTCGACATATCCGACATCGGGGGATGGGGTCTGGACATCCACCACCATTACAACTTCCACGAGGGCATCTTGCAGAAGGGAGACGGCGCTTTATTGCATTTGAAGAATTATCCTAGGACTGTTCAG GTGGTTATGGGAACCGGTCTCCAAAGAAGCTTGGACTGTCCCGATCATTGCAACGGAAAGGCCGCTGACTCCAGACTTCTCACTCCGACAGCTTTGACATCTGGTCCTGATGGTTCTCTTTACGTCGGAGACTTTAACTTGGTTCGACGTATTACACCCGAAGGCGTCGTCACAACTGTTCTTCAACTACA gacTACTCAAATGGCATACCAATACTACATCTGCATATCACCAGCCGACGGCTACTTGTACATATCAGACTCCGAGAGGCACCAGGTCAGACGAGTGATAGTGCTGGACAAAGTGAGAGACCCCACCACCAATTCTGAACCAGTGGTTGGGAGTGGTGATCGGTGCGTTCCAGGTGATGACTCTAACTGCGGTGATGAAGGACCTGCTATTAAAGCCAAGTTGGCCCACCCTAAAG GTCTGGCTATAGCAGCAGATAGGACCATGTACATCGCAGATGGAACAAACATCCGAGCAGTTGACCCAAGCGGAATCATCCATACCCTCGTAGGTCACCATGGACATCACAACCATTGGTCACCCGTGCCCTGTCACGGCGCCATTGCTCCCTACGAAGCCCAACTTCAATGGCCCACCGGCGTGTCTCTATCCCCACTAGACGGCTCCCTATACTTCATAGACGATAGAGTCATCCTCAAACTCACAGTCGACATGAAGATAAAGGTGGTCGCAGGACAGCCCTCGCACTGTCGACTCGGAAGTGACGGGAAACCCATAGCGAAGTCGAACAAAACCACCGATTTCCGCGAAGACTCCAATCTGGGGACTATTCTGGCGATCGCGTTCGCCCCGAGCGGTATTTTGTACGTCGCAGAATCGGACTCCAAGAAGACGAACACGATTAAAACAATAGACCCGTCGGGGAAAATACTGCATTTTGCTGGGAAATTGCAGGAGAATTTGAAGGAATTAAGCTGTGAATGCAACTCGTCTACCGTTATTCCGGTGAATCCCAGGGATGAGGCGGGATGCCCTTGCAGGCTGAGTGTGGTGGTTGGAGATGAACCGCCCACGAATACGGAGACGCTGTTATCGTCTAATGCCAAGTTCCAGACGATCTCAGCTCTTGCTGTCACACCGGATGGTGTACTCAATGTAGTTGACCAAG GCTCCCTTCACATACTGGCTCTGAAGCATTACCTACCCTCACACGACGAAAACGGCGAATTCAGAATCCCCTACCCACCAACATCGGAAGTTTACGTCTTCAACAGATACGGCCAACATATTACAACCAAAGACCTAACATCAGGAAAAACAAGATACTCGTTCCTGTATTCCAAAAACACCAGTTTTGGAAAATTATCAACGGTCACAGATGCGTCTGGAAACAAAATACAGCTTTTGAGAGATTACAGTAACATTGTCAGTTCTATAGAAAATACTCAAGATCATAAATTGGAACTGAAAATCTCTGGAATCGGATATTTGACAAGAATCACGGAGAAGGGGTCTTCGGAATTGGAGTTTGATTATGACGCTAATTGTGGATTGCTTAATAGTCGATCGGGG GCAAGTGACACCGTGATTTACGTCTACGACGAGCTGGGTCGagtgacaaaaataataatgccaTCAGGCGAACAAGTCCACATTGCGTCTGGATTGGCTAAAAACTATGGCCTCGCCGTGACTGTGTCCAATCCCGCCAGCACAATACCAGTTGGAGTAGCCAAGAAGTGCGAATATGTCTTACACGGGCAATCGTTCAAGCAAATCACAATCAATAACGGAAAACAAATAACCGAAGGCAAAATATACACGAACAACACTTTGGTACTTGACACACCCTGGTCCGGGAAATTTGAGAGTATTGCCGCTGCTAAGCATCCCCTGCTGGAAGCAGCTTTGCCTATCGAGGCGGAAATGCTGCGAATGTGGTCACACCAAACGACAACATTCGGGGATGCCCTCATAAACAATATGTACTCCTTGTACACGTTGGTTGGTGATGTCAGGAATCCACAGCAGACACTCAACCGTGAGATATGGGTGAACGACTCGCGAGTTCTAATCATAGAATTCGACCAATTCAAGAGCAGAGAAACATTCTTCAACGCTGATAGAAATCCACTTTTCACAATCTCCTATGACGTCGCCGGATTACCTCTATCGTTCACACCGCACGGCGCTGGAGTTCCTTTGAACATCTCCTACGATCGTTTCTATAGGATAAACGGTTGGAAGTGGGGTGTGACCGAGGAATCGTACAGCTACGACCCACACGGCATGCTCTCCGAAATAACGAGTCCCCAGGACGGAACAAAGTTCATTTATTACAACGAGGGGAACCTCGTCTCCAAAATATCGTTAGCGAGTCAACGGAAGTTCACGTACAAATACGACAAAGATGGCGGTCTGACGCACGTCATTTTGCCGTCGGGTACGAACCACTCGTTCAGCGTGCAACCGTCGATCGGGTTCATACGCGTTACCTACACACCACCCGGCTCTTCCAAGAAGTATCTCCAACATTACTCGCATTCCGGTGAACTGCTCCAAACCGTTTTCCCCGGGGATGGCGCGAGGATCATCTACCGATACTTCACCACAAATAAGATATCCGAAGTGGTTCACGGGGACGGTCAGACGCAAATACATTACGCAGAAAACAATGGGTTGCCGTCTGAAATACTCCACGTGGACCGCGAAGTTGACTACCGCTGGGAGTCGACGTACGTCGGGGGATTGCTCGTAGAAGAGAGACTGGATTACGGCGCCAAAACCGGCCTCAGTAACGCCAAGATCATCTATGAATACGACAGCAATTACCGAACAGTAGCGGTTCAGGGACGGATCGGCGGGCAAACTCTAATCCCCTACCACATCGTCTACAACACCAAGACGGGAGCGCCAGAACTGCTGGGTCAGTTCACGGTGTCCAAGCAAAAGTGGAACGAGACGTCCGTGTACGACGGTATCGCGATGTTTTCCCGAACTCTTACTGATCAATTCTTAGAGCGGGAGATAACAGTGAATATCCATAGGATGGAAGTGTTCAGGATGGAGTTCTTCTACGATAAACATGGAAGGATCTCCCAGACGAGAACGCATACGCGGAACGTGGGCGTGAATACGTACACAAATGTTAAGAACTACACATGGGACTGTGACGGACAGTTGACTGGCGTAGAGGCACAAGAGCCCTGGGGCTTCAGATACGATGATAACGGAAATATGCTGTCAATGACGTATAGGGAAAACACCATTCCCATGGGATACAATGATATGGATAGGATTATTAAATTTGGGGAGGGGCAGTATAGATACGACAGTCGGGGGCTGGTTTGGCAGAATGCAAGAGAAGAGAAATTCCAGTATAATGCCAAAGGTCTACTAATAAGAGCGACGAAACGTGGAAGATTTGATGTTAGATATTACTACGATCATCTAGATCG TTTGTCAACAAGAAAGGATAACTTTGGAAACGTAACACAATTCTTTTACACGAACAAAGCTAAACCTCACGAAGTTAGTCACATTTACTCGCCCAGAGAGAATAGATTCATAACATTGGTGTATGATGACCGCggacatattatttatatgcag gtgGCTCGTCACAAATATTACATCGCCACCGACCAATGCGGAACTCCCGTGATGGTCTTCAATCAATATGGCGAAGGCATCAGGGAGATGATGAGGTCCCCATACGGTCACATAGTCTACGACTCCAACCCCTACCTCTATCTACCAGTGGACTATTGCGGTGGTCTATTAGACCAGGTGACGTCATTGGTCCACATGTCGAACGGCAAAGTGTACGACCCTCTCATTGGTCAATGGATGTCGCCATTGTGGGAGAGTCTGATGGAGAGAATCCATGACCCGACGCATTTgcatttatatagatttaacgGGAACGACCCTATTAATGTCAGGCCGCAGAACAAGAAGCCAACTG ACCACTTATCATGGCTTGAACTGCTGGGTTACGACACCAAAAGCCTCGCCCCACAGCTGTACCCAGACGAGCTGCCCGGAGGCTCAGTCTTGCCAAGGATCCCTCGCGGCCGACCTTTATGGGGAATGGCACCCGACTCCAGCGGCCCCAGTCTCCCATACGCGACATCCCTACTTCCGAGCGTCATCATAGAATCAGGCTTCCTGTCACACATGTCCAACAAGAGAATAGCCGACTTCAGAAGCCTCTCCATCCCGGCGATGTCCGCTCTCAAGGCGGACGCTCTCGACCTCACTCCGAAAAGAATCGGCTCGGACTCCGAACCACCCTTCGGACGTGGAATACTCGTCTCCAGAAACTCCCGGGGAAGGGCCGTCGTCACCACCGTGCCTTCCGCCAACGCCATCTACCGTGACGTCTACACATCAGTATTCAATCGATCCCATTTACTGCCATTCTCCTTCGTCGTCCACGGAGACCAGCAGGACGTCTTCTACTTCGTGAAAGAGGAGACCTGGCGCGCCGCGGACGACAAACAGCAGCTGAAGAGGATGCAGGGCAAACTGAACGTGACGTTCCACGAGGTGACCGAAGGCGGCCGGTCCTACGCCGACGTGAAGATACACGGCCAGACGAGTATCGTGAACCTTCGATACGGAACCAGCACGGAGAGAGAGAAGCAGAGACTCCTCCACCACGCCAAAGCGTCCGCTATCAGAAAAGCGTGGCACCGAGAGCGCGAGATCCTTCGGGCCGGAATGGGCGGCTCGTTGGACTGGTCGGCTGCCGAGTTGGAAGAGATTCAGAAGGCGGGTTCCGCGGGTGGCTACGAAGGGGAGTACGTTCACGACGTGGCGCGGTACCCGGAGCTGGCCGAAGACCCGTACAACGTTCGCTTTGTCAAACGACGCTCGGACCGCAGCGAGCGTCGTCGCCGAAAGCGCTCGGAGTGCCCCTCCCCTTGGTGGCTCGCCTGGGAAGAACTCTGCTAG